A genomic window from Methanovulcanius yangii includes:
- a CDS encoding DUF1616 domain-containing protein, protein MAVIQAILGFFLILFIPGYAITLVLYPGPDELPTFRRMAFSVVFSMGAVILIVLFIDEVLAVNTTPLNIAGAILIFSLFAAVVWRAELILKKMISKHTTGDGDRPGDSRFVRSRHRSPSDSGDREDWETRIWKGIKK, encoded by the coding sequence TTGGCCGTAATTCAGGCGATTCTGGGATTTTTTCTCATCCTGTTTATTCCGGGATATGCCATCACACTGGTTCTCTATCCCGGGCCGGATGAGCTGCCAACCTTTCGAAGGATGGCCTTTTCAGTCGTTTTCAGCATGGGGGCGGTGATCCTGATCGTTCTGTTTATCGATGAAGTCCTTGCCGTCAACACAACCCCCCTGAACATTGCCGGTGCAATCCTCATCTTCTCCCTCTTCGCCGCGGTCGTCTGGAGGGCAGAATTGATCCTGAAAAAGATGATCTCAAAACATACGACGGGAGACGGAGACAGACCCGGAGATTCCCGGTTCGTTCGTTCCCGCCACCGGTCCCCGTCTGATTCCGGTGACAGGGAAGACTGGGAAACCAGAATCTGGAAAGGAATAAAAAAATGA
- a CDS encoding DUF354 domain-containing protein gives MRILIDIGHPAHVHFFRRTIRDLSDKGHTILIVTRNKEMTLDLLKASGFDYISIGNHKPGLAGKAFALLRFDYRIYRIARQFRPDILVALGSPYLAHVSKVIRRPYISFWDTEDANLIIRLTSPFTDTICTPSCFLRDFGDRQVRFDGYKELAYLHPDVFSPDPSVLEELGMTEEDRFSIVRFISWGASHDVGLKGMKNPAEVITTLQKYGTVFISSERPLKPEFEKYILHIPPEKFHSLLAYASLYIGEGGTITTEAALLGTPAIHIEANARGEATGNSSGNFREIRDRYGLMYFFPDQDAALEEAVRILDNHDSKNTWRDKRERLLADKINVSAWMTRFIENYPESYREYLRWRDVRK, from the coding sequence ATGAGGATTTTGATCGACATTGGTCACCCGGCACATGTTCACTTCTTCAGGAGAACGATCCGTGACCTCTCGGATAAGGGCCATACCATTCTGATTGTCACCAGAAACAAGGAAATGACCCTCGATCTCCTGAAGGCATCCGGGTTTGATTATATCTCCATTGGCAACCACAAACCGGGCCTGGCCGGCAAGGCATTCGCCCTCCTGCGGTTTGACTACAGGATATACCGGATTGCACGACAGTTCAGGCCGGATATCCTCGTGGCCCTTGGATCCCCCTATCTCGCCCACGTATCGAAGGTGATACGCCGGCCATATATCTCCTTCTGGGATACCGAGGATGCAAACCTGATTATCCGGCTCACATCACCGTTCACGGACACCATCTGCACCCCGTCCTGCTTCCTCAGGGATTTCGGGGACCGGCAGGTGCGCTTTGACGGGTACAAGGAACTCGCATACCTCCATCCGGACGTGTTTTCGCCGGACCCTTCCGTGCTGGAAGAACTGGGGATGACGGAGGAGGACCGGTTCAGTATCGTCCGGTTCATCTCGTGGGGGGCATCCCACGATGTCGGACTGAAAGGGATGAAAAACCCTGCGGAAGTCATCACCACCCTCCAAAAATACGGGACGGTCTTCATCAGTTCGGAACGTCCCCTTAAACCCGAATTCGAGAAGTATATTCTTCATATTCCACCAGAAAAATTCCATTCCCTCCTCGCCTATGCATCGCTCTACATCGGGGAGGGGGGGACGATAACGACCGAAGCCGCACTTTTGGGGACGCCGGCGATTCATATCGAGGCAAATGCCAGAGGTGAGGCCACGGGGAACTCCAGCGGGAACTTCCGGGAAATACGGGACAGGTACGGGCTCATGTACTTCTTCCCCGATCAGGATGCGGCCCTCGAAGAAGCAGTCAGGATTCTTGATAATCACGATTCCAAAAATACATGGCGGGATAAACGAGAACGCCTTCTTGCCGACAAAATCAATGTGTCGGCATGGATGACGAGGTTCATCGAAAATTATCCTGAAAGTTACCGTGAGTACCTGAGATGGAGGGATGTCCGAAAATGA
- a CDS encoding heparinase II/III family protein: MKTIPPAPSVIIAKKRLFIGILVSIVICCSLSSAAPHPNLVFDDIREVPGYQYGSSAPWSTWKAVIIKSADASLSRDFSDPNWKTYNRISYRGGFTGDLALAYQMTGDRKYLTKARQALLNLDVGDVPYEMDRAVALRGYALAYDWVQPGLSAADDNIIRDKLAVLADRTYRDLNGDGAKTTYVSFADYHGQAYPSVAIAGLALEDYTNPNNLALKSGPDDWTRAGTDYLFENDELHTYNRPLISFGFDEASGKHLLGAYKNYVIDDLLWWFQVYSNHYDKNILDDYPVAQKIVTSELWETMPNGYMNNYVTGGNTLETYQRGIMSLLDTGEKAEMIRYLDQTKGNTLLPYSRENDLAPTKLLFCVYGNYNSISPDTPDSTSRLDEDAIYQVFRENWDEDADWLSLVTFDVQTNSNRDSAHHDQLSIEYYGNGDLLLADAGETKHVLDTYYGQYEVHHNGIAIEDPQTPFAISSWADSRARGAYKGNAGGMSTPAAVETVIETPWMEAIVASETITSVIDDDWSTSVALSSEVEHTRTILYPEKDYFVVFDTLAGEKDWIYRNILRPSSLGIIPTTDKNGDAKYTQTEIGHVKGDLAIDGTAYNWLSLPYKGETDTGVITNSLSWRTTNPYGRQVLLNIFSVPSSEILITKHVGRIGGYDAASEVFTPVIALRTPPKNELFRITVLLSGYVNEEQETCEEIAVAGTGTAVRVRSGMHTDTIYAGRGDAAFDGFETDATMLWYRQTRNSADYSCLVAGGSYLRMDGEDLITIADTGAGRAATVAVPVDAVLQITRDGAPYSGYGVSEGGNVVLPTPEGDSSAYEIRAQGRTARIILLDEQQPSDSPTAVATAGKIPEQVPAGQQTGWYGPSLVSGILALAVLAWCGRVR, translated from the coding sequence ATGAAGACGATCCCCCCTGCACCGTCGGTTATCATAGCAAAAAAGAGGTTGTTCATTGGAATTCTCGTATCCATCGTCATATGTTGTTCATTATCATCCGCAGCCCCACACCCGAACCTCGTGTTCGACGACATCCGCGAGGTTCCCGGCTACCAGTACGGTTCATCTGCACCATGGAGCACCTGGAAGGCGGTCATCATCAAATCAGCCGATGCATCGCTCTCCCGTGATTTCTCCGATCCCAACTGGAAGACGTACAACCGAATATCCTACCGGGGCGGATTTACCGGAGATCTCGCCCTCGCCTACCAGATGACGGGGGACCGGAAGTACCTGACGAAGGCCCGGCAGGCCCTTCTCAACCTCGATGTCGGGGACGTGCCATATGAGATGGACCGGGCCGTCGCCCTGCGGGGGTACGCCCTCGCCTATGACTGGGTCCAGCCCGGCCTGTCGGCGGCAGACGACAACATCATACGCGACAAGCTTGCCGTCCTTGCGGACCGTACCTATCGCGACCTGAACGGCGACGGCGCAAAGACGACCTATGTCTCCTTTGCCGATTACCACGGACAGGCATACCCGAGCGTTGCGATCGCAGGACTCGCGCTCGAGGACTATACCAACCCGAACAACCTTGCGCTGAAATCCGGTCCCGATGACTGGACTCGTGCAGGAACCGATTATCTCTTTGAAAACGACGAACTGCATACGTATAACCGGCCCCTCATCTCCTTCGGATTCGATGAGGCATCCGGCAAGCACCTGCTCGGTGCCTACAAGAACTATGTGATCGACGATCTCCTCTGGTGGTTCCAGGTCTACAGCAATCACTACGACAAAAACATCCTCGACGACTACCCCGTTGCACAGAAGATCGTCACCTCCGAACTCTGGGAGACGATGCCCAACGGCTACATGAACAACTACGTGACCGGCGGAAACACGCTGGAGACCTACCAGCGTGGCATCATGAGTCTCCTGGACACGGGGGAGAAGGCGGAGATGATCAGGTATCTCGACCAGACCAAAGGAAACACCCTCCTGCCGTACTCGCGGGAGAACGACCTCGCACCGACGAAGCTGCTCTTCTGCGTCTATGGCAACTACAACAGCATCAGCCCGGACACCCCCGACTCGACGAGCCGTCTCGACGAGGACGCCATCTACCAGGTGTTCAGGGAGAACTGGGACGAGGATGCGGACTGGCTCTCGCTCGTCACCTTCGATGTGCAGACCAACAGCAACCGTGACAGCGCCCACCACGACCAGCTGAGTATCGAGTACTACGGCAACGGCGATCTCCTCCTCGCAGACGCCGGGGAGACGAAGCATGTCCTCGACACCTACTACGGACAGTACGAGGTCCACCACAACGGGATTGCAATCGAAGACCCGCAGACTCCGTTTGCCATCTCCTCTTGGGCGGACAGCCGGGCACGGGGTGCCTATAAGGGAAATGCCGGTGGCATGAGTACTCCGGCCGCGGTGGAGACGGTCATAGAGACCCCGTGGATGGAGGCCATCGTCGCCTCGGAGACGATCACCTCCGTCATCGATGATGACTGGTCGACATCCGTCGCCCTGTCATCGGAAGTGGAGCATACCCGGACCATCCTGTATCCGGAGAAGGATTACTTTGTGGTATTTGACACACTGGCGGGGGAAAAGGACTGGATATACCGCAACATCCTGCGGCCTTCCAGCCTTGGAATTATCCCGACGACGGATAAAAACGGGGACGCAAAGTACACGCAAACCGAGATCGGGCATGTGAAGGGAGATCTCGCAATCGACGGGACCGCCTACAACTGGTTGTCACTGCCCTACAAGGGTGAAACGGATACCGGCGTTATCACGAACTCGTTGAGTTGGAGAACAACGAATCCTTATGGCAGGCAGGTTCTCCTGAACATCTTCTCGGTCCCGTCGTCAGAGATACTCATCACGAAGCATGTCGGCCGCATTGGAGGATATGATGCCGCATCGGAGGTCTTTACCCCCGTCATCGCCCTGAGAACCCCCCCGAAGAACGAACTCTTCCGGATAACGGTTCTCCTCTCCGGATACGTGAATGAAGAGCAGGAGACATGCGAAGAGATCGCGGTTGCCGGAACCGGAACTGCAGTCCGGGTCAGGTCAGGGATGCATACGGACACCATCTATGCCGGGAGAGGGGACGCTGCTTTTGATGGATTTGAAACCGATGCCACGATGCTGTGGTACCGGCAGACCCGGAATTCTGCGGATTATTCCTGTCTGGTGGCAGGAGGGAGCTATCTCAGGATGGACGGCGAGGACCTGATTACGATTGCGGATACGGGGGCGGGCAGGGCGGCAACGGTCGCCGTCCCCGTGGATGCGGTCCTGCAGATAACTCGCGACGGGGCGCCGTACTCCGGGTATGGGGTATCAGAAGGCGGCAATGTAGTCCTGCCGACCCCTGAGGGCGACAGTTCGGCATATGAGATCCGTGCACAGGGACGGACTGCACGGATCATACTTCTGGACGAACAGCAACCCTCCGATTCACCGACGGCGGTTGCGACTGCCGGTAAAATCCCGGAGCAGGTGCCGGCCGGGCAGCAGACCGGATGGTACGGTCCCAGCCTTGTATCGGGGATTCTTGCCCTCGCCGTCCTCGCGTGGTGCGGCAGGGTGAGGTGA
- a CDS encoding PIG-L deacetylase family protein: protein MTKRMLVISPHTDDGELGCGGTIARFIREGYEVRYVALSCCEESVPEEYPKDILRTEVKAATKILGMDDPILLEFEVRKFPQYRQQILDALIRIRNEIQPVTVFTPSSFDTHQDHKVTFEETLRAFKQCTILGYEQPWNNITFNTLAFVAFSEECLRIKIDALRCYETQKGRPYFDAGFIRGLALTRGTQVEERYAEAFEVIRWVLR, encoded by the coding sequence ATGACAAAACGAATGCTTGTCATCAGCCCGCACACGGATGACGGAGAACTCGGGTGCGGGGGGACCATCGCCCGGTTCATTCGTGAAGGATACGAGGTACGGTATGTGGCGCTCTCCTGTTGTGAAGAATCCGTCCCGGAGGAGTACCCGAAGGATATTCTCCGTACCGAGGTGAAGGCGGCCACAAAGATTCTCGGAATGGATGATCCCATCCTTCTTGAATTCGAGGTCCGGAAATTTCCCCAGTATCGCCAACAGATCCTTGATGCACTGATCCGGATACGAAATGAAATACAGCCCGTCACGGTATTCACTCCGTCTTCTTTTGATACCCACCAGGATCACAAGGTGACCTTCGAAGAGACGCTGCGTGCCTTCAAACAGTGCACCATCCTCGGCTATGAGCAGCCGTGGAACAATATCACCTTCAATACCCTTGCCTTCGTCGCGTTCAGCGAGGAGTGCCTCCGGATAAAAATTGATGCATTGCGGTGCTATGAGACGCAGAAAGGGAGGCCATACTTCGATGCGGGCTTTATCCGCGGCCTTGCACTCACGAGGGGGACACAGGTTGAGGAACGGTACGCAGAGGCCTTCGAGGTGATACGATGGGTATTGCGGTAG
- a CDS encoding MraY family glycosyltransferase, giving the protein MAIPELASPLNLMLFVLFSVPFVATLLVMPGLIRRLKEHSIVAKDMYKGDHPEIATNGGLIILLASLLSLSIISLFYSTYILPVNYVIIMVVTLFALFGILDDIIDIGRPAKLILLYYCSYSLISYVTVTLVYIPFIGTMDLGIIYLQLILPLYVPVVANLVNMHSGLNGLAPGLSLIVLITLIAKAVTDGEIWNILFIVCLTGSLAAYWFFEKYPARIFWGNIGALSVGAAIGATMVINGYIFSGFVMLIPHVANFLMYVYWRLRPRRYPIAKFGKIRDDGTIEVPNPLTLKWVLPYYIPMTERNAVTVMYGLTGIFCIIGFLIPG; this is encoded by the coding sequence ATGGCAATTCCGGAACTGGCGAGTCCCCTCAACCTGATGCTTTTTGTGCTGTTTTCAGTACCGTTCGTTGCAACGTTGCTGGTGATGCCCGGCCTAATCCGGAGGCTCAAGGAACATTCCATCGTTGCAAAGGATATGTACAAGGGCGATCATCCTGAAATTGCAACAAACGGAGGGCTCATAATCCTGCTGGCATCCCTCCTGTCCCTCTCGATCATCTCCCTTTTTTACTCCACCTACATTCTCCCGGTCAATTATGTGATCATAATGGTGGTGACGCTCTTTGCCCTTTTTGGAATTCTCGATGACATCATCGACATCGGACGGCCGGCGAAACTCATTCTTCTGTATTATTGTTCATATTCCCTGATATCGTATGTAACGGTGACACTGGTGTATATTCCGTTCATCGGAACCATGGATCTGGGCATAATTTATCTCCAGCTCATTCTTCCCCTCTATGTCCCGGTCGTCGCCAATCTCGTGAACATGCATTCCGGACTGAACGGTCTGGCGCCCGGCCTCTCCCTGATTGTGCTCATCACATTGATTGCAAAGGCAGTGACGGATGGAGAAATCTGGAATATACTCTTTATTGTATGCCTCACCGGATCTCTTGCAGCCTACTGGTTCTTTGAGAAATATCCCGCTCGTATCTTCTGGGGGAATATCGGAGCATTATCCGTTGGTGCAGCCATTGGTGCCACGATGGTGATTAACGGGTACATCTTCAGCGGATTTGTGATGCTCATTCCGCACGTGGCAAACTTCCTGATGTACGTATACTGGCGCCTTCGCCCCCGGCGCTATCCTATCGCAAAATTCGGAAAAATACGGGATGACGGGACGATTGAAGTGCCGAATCCCCTGACGCTGAAGTGGGTGTTGCCGTACTATATCCCTATGACAGAGCGCAATGCGGTGACGGTGATGTACGGACTGACAGGGATATTCTGCATCATCGGATTTCTCATTCCCGGATAG
- a CDS encoding PKD domain-containing protein, with product MNLKIPSLRVIIGLLIISLAIPAIASAAAHPNLLFNDINEVPGYQYSSSAPWSTWKAVIINSADASLSRDFSDPNWATYNRISYRSGFASDLGLAYQITKDNKYLEKARQALLNLDVGDVPYEMDRAVALRGYALAYDWVQPGLSAADDNIIRDKLAVLADRTYRDLNGDGAKTTYVSFADYHGQAYPSVAIAGLALEDYTNPNNLALKSGPDDWTRAGTDYLFENDELHTYNRPLISFGFDEASGKHLLGAYKNYVIDDLLWWFQVYSNHYDKNILDDYPVAKKIVTSELWETMPNGYMNNYVTGGNTLETYQRGIMSLLDTGEKAEMIRYLDMTQGSTLLPYSRENDLAPTKLLFCVYGNYNSVSPDTPDSTSRLDEDAIYQVFRENWDEDADWLSLVTFDVQTNSNRDSAHHDQLSIEYYGDGDLLLADAGETKHVLDNYYGQYEVHHNGIAIEDPQTPFATSSWADSQARGVYKGYAAGITTPTTVETVIESSWMEGLVASETITKVIGSTWSASESLSSPIDYSRTILYPEDDYFIVFDRFDGSEEWTYRNVLRPTSLSITPTGSAIGHVNGDLKIGGTTYNWLSPAYKDEIDTGITTNSLTWSTTNPYGDKVSMNIYSAPASDVLVTKHAGRVAGYDTASEVYTPVVYLKDGPEEDLYRITVLTSNYAGEEQKNTQEIPVSGNGNAIRVSTAAYTDTIYSGAGASSFGDYSTNAESGFIRTTGSSQDYSYTLIKGTYLNKNGAPLITSTGTESVSMNKDGNAVALMVDAASSGQVSLYQLGSDVTKVLKDGVTYTGWKLSADKSAIIITTAAGSHEYTFLTSGEVVPAPVAPEAGFSASPTTGGAPLSVQFTDSSVGAVSSSWNFGDGTQSTATNPTHTYTTAGTYTVTLAVTGVSGTDTETKTGYITVTSGTTPVSSAPVAAFTADVTTGTAPLAVQFTDASTNSPTSWAWTFGDGASSTAQNPSHSYTDPGTYTVTLKATNAAGTDTETKTGYITVTGTSVPSETTVPVAAFTADTVRGGAPLEVTFSDQSLGNPASWTWYFGDGKTSYDRNPTHTYTGTGTYTVTLRAINALGVDFEQKAGYITVTDEDVPVVVTNPPVAAFSADVVSGTAPLEVSFTDKSTNSPVSWVWTFGDGASSTAQNPTHSYMAAGTYTVSLKVTNADGTDTETKSGYITVTTTPVPTEPTVPVPSDPTVPVAAFTADTVRGGAPMEVTFTDESLGNPTSWTWYFGDGKTSYDRNPAHTYTGTGTYTVTLRVINALGVDFEQKAGYITVTDEDVPVVVTNPPVAAFSADVVSGTAPLEVSFTDKSTNSPVSWAWTFGDGTTASEENPVHVYSKAGTYTVSLKVTNADGTDTETKSGYITVTTTPVPSDPTVPVAAFTADIVSGTAPMEVTFSDESLGSPTSWTWYFGDGKTSYDRNPTHTYTQKGKYTVTLRVINGQGLDFETKKGYISVL from the coding sequence TTGAACCTAAAAATTCCATCGCTCAGGGTAATTATTGGACTACTGATAATTTCCCTGGCAATACCGGCAATTGCGTCAGCAGCAGCACATCCGAACCTCCTGTTTAACGACATCAACGAGGTTCCCGGCTACCAGTACAGTTCATCTGCACCATGGAGCACCTGGAAGGCGGTTATCATCAACTCCGCCGATGCATCGCTCTCTCGCGATTTCTCCGATCCCAATTGGGCAACCTATAACCGGATATCCTACCGGAGTGGATTTGCAAGCGATCTAGGCCTTGCATACCAGATAACAAAGGACAACAAATACCTCGAAAAAGCCCGGCAGGCCCTTCTCAACCTCGATGTTGGGGACGTGCCATATGAGATGGACCGGGCCGTCGCCCTGCGGGGATACGCCCTCGCCTATGACTGGGTCCAGCCCGGCCTGTCGGCGGCAGACGACAACATCATACGCGACAAGCTTGCCGTCCTTGCGGACCGTACCTATCGCGACCTGAACGGCGACGGCGCAAAGACGACCTATGTCTCGTTTGCCGATTACCACGGACAGGCATACCCGAGCGTTGCGATTGCAGGACTTGCGCTCGAGGACTATACCAACCCGAACAACCTTGCGCTGAAATCCGGTCCCGATGACTGGACTCGTGCAGGAACCGATTATCTCTTTGAAAACGACGAACTGCATACATACAACCGGCCCCTCATCTCCTTCGGATTTGATGAGGCATCCGGCAAGCACCTGCTCGGTGCCTACAAGAACTACGTGATCGACGATCTCCTCTGGTGGTTCCAGGTCTACAGCAACCACTACGACAAAAACATCCTCGACGACTACCCCGTTGCAAAGAAGATCGTAACATCCGAACTCTGGGAGACGATGCCAAACGGCTACATGAACAACTATGTGACCGGCGGAAACACGCTGGAGACCTACCAGCGTGGCATCATGAGTCTCCTGGACACGGGCGAGAAGGCGGAGATGATCAGGTATCTCGACATGACGCAGGGCAGCACCCTCCTGCCGTACTCGCGGGAGAACGACCTCGCACCGACGAAGCTGCTCTTCTGTGTCTATGGCAACTACAACAGCGTCAGCCCGGACACCCCCGACTCGACGAGCCGTCTCGACGAGGACGCCATCTACCAGGTGTTCCGGGAAAACTGGGACGAGGATGCGGACTGGCTCTCGCTCGTCACCTTCGATGTGCAGACCAACAGCAACCGTGACAGCGCCCACCACGACCAGCTGAGTATCGAGTACTACGGCGATGGCGATCTCCTCCTCGCAGATGCCGGGGAGACGAAGCATGTCCTCGATAACTACTACGGACAGTACGAGGTCCACCACAACGGGATTGCAATCGAAGACCCGCAGACTCCGTTTGCCACTTCCTCCTGGGCAGACAGCCAGGCACGGGGTGTCTATAAGGGGTATGCAGCCGGCATCACCACTCCCACGACCGTGGAGACCGTGATCGAGAGCTCCTGGATGGAGGGCCTTGTCGCCTCGGAGACGATCACCAAGGTGATCGGCAGTACCTGGTCCGCCTCCGAAAGTCTCTCATCACCGATCGACTACAGCCGGACGATTCTGTATCCGGAGGATGACTATTTCATCGTCTTCGACCGGTTTGACGGAAGCGAGGAATGGACGTACCGCAATGTGCTGCGCCCGACCAGCCTGAGCATCACGCCGACCGGGTCTGCAATCGGACATGTGAATGGTGATCTCAAGATCGGCGGGACAACATACAACTGGTTGTCACCGGCCTACAAGGATGAGATCGACACCGGCATCACGACGAATTCCCTGACATGGTCCACAACGAATCCGTACGGGGACAAGGTCAGCATGAATATCTATTCCGCCCCGGCCTCGGACGTTCTCGTCACGAAACATGCGGGGAGAGTTGCGGGATATGACACTGCATCCGAAGTCTATACACCGGTTGTATATCTGAAGGACGGACCGGAAGAAGACCTGTACCGCATCACGGTTCTCACCTCGAACTACGCGGGCGAAGAACAGAAGAATACGCAGGAAATTCCGGTGAGCGGAAACGGGAATGCCATCCGGGTGAGCACCGCAGCCTATACCGACACCATCTACTCGGGAGCCGGCGCAAGCTCATTCGGCGATTACTCGACGAATGCCGAGTCGGGATTCATCAGGACCACGGGATCCTCACAGGACTACAGTTACACGCTCATCAAAGGGACCTACCTGAACAAGAACGGAGCACCCCTCATCACGAGCACCGGAACGGAGAGTGTGTCCATGAACAAGGACGGAAATGCCGTTGCCCTGATGGTTGACGCAGCTTCGTCGGGCCAGGTCTCCCTCTATCAGCTGGGCAGTGACGTAACCAAGGTGCTGAAGGACGGCGTGACCTATACCGGCTGGAAACTCTCCGCAGACAAGTCGGCAATCATCATCACGACAGCAGCCGGAAGCCACGAATACACCTTCCTCACATCCGGAGAAGTGGTGCCGGCACCAGTTGCTCCGGAAGCAGGATTCAGTGCAAGTCCGACAACCGGCGGCGCACCCCTGTCGGTTCAGTTCACCGACAGCAGTGTTGGTGCCGTCTCCTCGTCATGGAACTTTGGCGACGGAACACAATCCACCGCAACGAATCCGACCCACACCTACACGACGGCGGGAACCTATACCGTGACTCTTGCCGTAACCGGTGTGAGCGGGACGGACACCGAAACAAAAACCGGCTACATCACCGTGACCTCCGGGACAACCCCTGTGTCATCGGCACCGGTTGCAGCCTTCACGGCTGATGTCACCACCGGCACGGCACCCCTTGCCGTGCAGTTCACGGATGCCAGTACGAACAGTCCCACATCATGGGCATGGACCTTCGGTGACGGGGCATCGTCAACGGCACAAAACCCGAGCCACAGCTACACGGACCCCGGCACCTATACCGTGACCCTGAAGGCAACGAATGCCGCAGGAACGGATACGGAGACAAAGACGGGCTACATCACCGTGACCGGCACATCGGTGCCGTCCGAAACCACGGTTCCGGTCGCGGCCTTCACCGCCGACACTGTCCGTGGAGGGGCTCCGTTGGAGGTAACATTCTCCGATCAGAGCCTGGGCAACCCCGCGTCCTGGACCTGGTACTTCGGCGACGGGAAGACCTCCTATGACCGCAACCCGACCCATACCTACACCGGAACCGGCACCTACACCGTTACCCTGCGGGCGATAAATGCCCTGGGCGTTGACTTCGAACAGAAGGCAGGGTACATCACGGTGACGGACGAGGACGTCCCGGTCGTGGTCACGAATCCGCCGGTGGCAGCGTTCAGTGCGGATGTCGTATCCGGCACTGCGCCGCTGGAAGTATCGTTCACCGACAAGAGCACGAATTCCCCCGTTTCATGGGTCTGGACCTTCGGTGACGGGGCATCGTCAACGGCACAAAATCCGACTCACAGCTACATGGCCGCCGGCACCTACACCGTGAGCCTGAAGGTGACGAATGCCGATGGTACGGATACGGAGACAAAGAGTGGCTACATCACCGTCACGACCACTCCGGTGCCGACCGAACCCACCGTCCCGGTCCCCTCCGACCCCACGGTCCCTGTCGCAGCCTTCACCGCCGACACTGTCCGTGGAGGGGCTCCGATGGAGGTGACATTCACCGATGAAAGTCTGGGCAACCCCACGTCCTGGACCTGGTACTTCGGCGACGGGAAGACCTCCTATGACCGCAACCCGGCCCATACCTACACCGGAACCGGCACCTACACCGTTACCCTGCGGGTGATCAATGCCCTGGGCGTTGACTTCGAACAGAAGGCAGGGTACATCACGGTGACGGACGAGGACGTCCCGGTCGTGGTCACGAACCCGCCGGTGGCAGCGTTCAGTGCGGATGTCGTATCCGGCACTGCGCCGCTGGAAGTGTCGTTCACTGACAAGAGCACGAACTCGCCCGTTTCATGGGCTTGGACCTTCGGTGACGGGACAACCGCATCCGAAGAAAACCCCGTCCATGTCTACAGCAAGGCCGGCACCTACACCGTGAGCCTGAAAGTGACGAATGCCGATGGTACGGATACGGAGACAAAGAGTGGCTACATCACCGTCACGACCACACCGGTGCCCTCCGATCCCACCGTCCCTGTCGCAGCCTTCACCGCTGACATCGTCAGCGGGACTGCGCCGATGGAGGTCACATTCTCCGATGAAAGCCTTGGCAGTCCCACGTCCTGGACGTGGTACTTCGGCGACGGGAAGACTTCCTACGACCGCAACCCGACCCACACCTACACCCAGAAAGGGAAGTATACGGTAACCCTGAGGGTGATTAATGGGCAGGGCCTTGACTTTGAAACCAAAAAAGGATATATCAGTGTTTTATAG